One part of the Mycobacteriales bacterium genome encodes these proteins:
- a CDS encoding LCP family protein, protein MTEPPDGSPPRTRRPLPPELDPRRPAQRGRTSPTASPSPGRPRTVAPGEHRRWGPGWLRRWTRRRLLATTAGAMAVVVLVAAGVGWLAVSSILGSIKHINPFCHSCSRPSGGASGDLNILIVGSDSRAGLTRQEELQLHVGKADGRRSDTMILLHIPAGGGKAVMVSLPRDSYVKIPAHRSHGQLVPAQMNKLNAAYSEGGAKLTIETVEDNTHVRIDHYIEINFLGFVKMVNALGGVNICSATPIDDPIHYDPASGTNVGSGLDLPAGTSHLDGATALEYVRAREFDPATGDLGRIQRQQKFMAAMMNKAESTGVLLDLPKLYSFLKAVASSLTTDSGFGTSQMFTLAKALHSMSPKNVSLLTVPLSNTALATPVGSAVLWDPVLSKRLFTDFTDDKPITNVVRATQLTIPPGDISLQVLNATSTNGLAAKAANQLTGLGFSVSGTGDAPSGTDSSSTVVEYGPQRADSERTVVAAVPGASSQEVNSLGDKIVLVVGSSFQGVKPVKIAGATNRPTVTTGASNPCS, encoded by the coding sequence ACCTCGCCGACCGCGTCGCCAAGCCCCGGCAGGCCTCGCACCGTGGCGCCGGGCGAGCATCGCCGGTGGGGGCCCGGATGGCTGCGCCGCTGGACCCGCCGCAGGCTGCTCGCGACGACCGCAGGGGCGATGGCCGTCGTCGTCCTCGTCGCCGCCGGCGTCGGGTGGCTCGCGGTGTCGTCGATCCTCGGCAGCATCAAGCACATCAACCCGTTCTGCCACTCGTGCAGCCGGCCGAGCGGCGGCGCCTCCGGCGACCTCAACATCCTGATCGTGGGCTCGGACAGCCGCGCCGGCCTGACTCGCCAGGAGGAGCTTCAGCTCCATGTCGGCAAGGCGGACGGGCGCCGCTCCGACACGATGATCCTGCTGCACATCCCGGCAGGCGGCGGCAAGGCGGTGATGGTCAGCCTGCCGCGCGACTCCTACGTCAAGATCCCCGCTCATCGCTCGCACGGCCAGCTGGTCCCGGCACAGATGAACAAGCTGAACGCCGCCTACTCCGAGGGCGGCGCGAAGCTCACGATCGAGACGGTCGAGGACAACACCCACGTCCGCATCGACCACTACATCGAGATCAACTTCCTGGGCTTCGTGAAGATGGTCAACGCCCTCGGTGGCGTGAACATCTGCTCCGCCACCCCCATCGACGACCCGATCCACTACGACCCGGCGAGCGGCACGAACGTGGGCAGCGGGCTCGACCTGCCCGCCGGCACGAGCCACCTCGACGGCGCAACCGCGCTGGAGTACGTCCGCGCCCGCGAGTTCGACCCGGCGACCGGCGACCTCGGCCGCATCCAGCGCCAGCAGAAGTTCATGGCCGCGATGATGAACAAGGCCGAGAGCACCGGGGTGCTGCTGGACCTCCCGAAGCTCTACAGCTTCCTCAAGGCGGTCGCCAGCTCGCTGACGACCGACAGCGGCTTCGGTACGTCACAGATGTTCACCCTTGCCAAGGCCTTGCACTCGATGTCACCGAAGAACGTGTCGCTGCTGACCGTTCCGCTGTCCAACACCGCACTCGCCACTCCCGTCGGTTCCGCGGTGTTGTGGGACCCGGTGCTGTCGAAGCGGCTGTTCACCGACTTCACCGACGACAAGCCGATCACCAACGTGGTGCGTGCGACGCAGCTCACCATCCCGCCCGGCGACATCTCGCTCCAGGTGCTCAACGCCACCTCCACCAACGGCCTCGCGGCGAAAGCGGCGAACCAGCTCACCGGGCTCGGGTTCTCGGTCAGCGGGACCGGCGACGCCCCGTCCGGGACGGACTCGTCGAGCACCGTCGTCGAGTACGGGCCGCAGCGCGCCGACTCCGAGCGAACCGTGGTCGCCGCCGTACCCGGAGCGAGCAGCCAAGAGGTCAACTCGCTCGGCGACAAGATCGTCCTCGTCGTCGGGTCGTCCTTCCAAGGTGTCAAGCCGGTCAAGATCGCCGGTGCCACGAACCGACCGACCGTCACGACAGGGGCCTCGAATCCATGCAGCTGA